The Gracilibacillus caseinilyticus genome segment TTGCCCATCACTTATGTTGAACAAACTATTTATCAAAAAGAAGTAAAGAAAGAACAACTAACTGAGAAAAAAGCAAAAGAAATTGCCTTAGAACAAGCAAGAAGAGAATTGCGAAGTCAAATTTCGCAAGAAGCAGAAATTAAGGAGGAAAAAGTTTTGCACGAAACGGTAGAGAATGGTAAAGTAAAATTAACTTTATATTTTACTGTACTAGAGGATATTGCAAAGAAACAACCATTGAGTCAAGGAGATTGATTATGACAGAAGACCTAAAAATGATTGATTTACAAATAGAAAATCCGAATGAGGCGTTAAGTCTTTTTGGCACGGAAGATCGTCACTTGAAACAATTAGAAGAACAATTACAGGTATCTATTACATCACGTGGCGAGCAAATTAGTGTGTCAGGAACCGATACTGATATATCCATCATACAGGATGTATTAAATGGGCTGCTGGGTATTATCCGCAAAGGAATTTCCATTAGTGAGCGGGATGTTATTTATGCCGTTGATTTAGCAAAGAAAGGTAAAATCAATCAATTAGAAACTTTATTTGAAGATGAGATTACCAAAACAGCTAATGGAAAATCCATTCGAGTCAAGACACTGGGACAACGACATTATTTGCAAACGATGAAACAGAATGACCTTGTATTTGGTATTGGCCCTGCAGGTACAGGGAAGACATATTTAGCTGTTGTAATGGCTGTACATGCTCTTAAGAACGGAAAAGTAAAACGAATTATATTGACAAGACCAGCTGTCGAAGCGGGTGAAAGCTTAGGCTTCCTGCCTGGTGACTTAAAAGAAAAAGTAGATCCATACTTACGTCCCTTATATGATGCATTGCACGATGTTCTTGGAACAGAACACACTTTGCGTTTGATAGAAAGAGGTACTATTGAAATAGCGCCGCTTGCTTATATGCGTGGAAGAACACTTGATGATGCTTTTGTCATACTTGATGAAGCTCAAAATACAACCAACGCTCAAATGAAAATGTTTTTAACAAGGTTAGGCTTCGGTTCGAAGATGGTTATTACAGGGGATGTTACTCAAATTGACCTACCAAAAGGCGTACTATCAGGGTTAACAGAAGCAAAAGATAAATTAGCAGGTTTGAAAGGGATCGGTATCGTCTACTTATCACAGTCTGACGTAGTTCGGCATCCTATTGTCCAAAAAATTATTGAAGCATACGAGCATTAAGAAGTATATGGGCCATAAAAGCTTGCGCATACATTCGTAAGTTTTTATGGCAACTATTGATTTTATAAGATAGGGGGTCGAAGGTCTTGAAACGAATTTCGGTCTGGAAACAATTTGTCACCTCTCTTTCTCAACACCGCATTCATCAACTGATAGCTAACTGCTCGGTAATTGCAGTTGTTTTTTTGCTTGTCAGTTTTCAAAACGTGCAATCCGAAACCTACGATTTTGAGAAATTAGCTGTTGCGAAAGAGACGATTCGATCCCCTATCACGATAGAAAATACAAAAGAAACTGAGAGACGGATTAGAGAAGTGGTTCAGTCAGTTGAGGATCATTATGAAATATCAGAAGAAGTCGTGGAAGAGCAAGTTACATATATTAATGAAATGTTTGATGCTATTAATAAAATAGAGAGTGGACAGGTTGATATCGATGAGGAACAATCTAATTTGGCCGACATATCTGATAGAATTACTTACCTCGAAGGACTCGTACAAGACGATATAATGGAAGCGGTAGACACAGATTCGCTTACAACGTTGTTCCAAGCTTCACATGAAGACCGTGTATTGGCAAAAGAATTAATCTCAACAGGGCTATATGATGTTTATCATAGTGGGATCAAATCAGAAGAAGTCGAACAAGCGATACAAACTGTGCAGCAAAAGCTTTCATTCTCCACTTTGGATTATTCTTTTGTACAGGCATTAAATCCATTAATAGCCGTCAGTATCAAGCCAAATTCTTTCTTCTCAGCAGACGAAACAAATCAGGCACAGCAACAGGCGAGAAACAGTGTAGAACCTGTTATGATACAAGCAGGAGAAGTACTGGTGGAAGAAGGTCAATTAATTACAAATGATATCTATGAACAGTTAGAGGTTGCAGGACTATTACACGAAGAACGTAATTATTATCCGCTAATCGGCTTGTGTTTATTAATACTATTAATTGGTTTATTTATTTTTTTAGAATGTCGCTATCAGGATATTCAGTCCAGTTTAAATGCTCGTAAATTAATGGCAATTGCAGCTTTGAGTATTTTTATCATGGTAATGATGAAGGTAGTCAGTGTGTATGCCACTTCAACCAATCCGTTATATTATGTGACGCCAGTTGCTGCGGTGTCCATGTTACTAAAAATATTAATAAATGAACGAATGGCACTAGTCATGTCCATTTATTATGCTATTATGGGCTGTGTTATTTTTAATTCGAATATTCCAGGTTTGCTGAATATGGAAGCTGGAATTTATATCTTATTTTCTCAATTGGCAGGGACGTTTTTTCTATCCGAAATTAAGGATAAGAGCTCTATTATTAAGAGTGGATTAGTTACCTCTGTCGTAAACATGGTTTCAATCTGTTTATTTTTATTCTTGTCATTTGAAAAATATGCATGGATAGATTACGTAACATTTAGTGGTTACGGCTTTTTTTCAGCAATGTTAGCAACCATATTAACGATTGGAATGTTGCCGTTTTTTGAATCAGGTTTACGAATATTATCTGATACAAAATTATTGGCTTTATCAAGTCCAAATCAACCATTATTAAGGAAATTATTAATTGAAGCACCTGGCACTTACCATCATAGTATCATGGTTGCGAATTTAAGTGAGGCATCCTGTGAAGCAATCGGAGCTAATGGACTGCTTGCAAGAGTAGCAGCCTACTATCATGACTTGGGTAAAACGATACGTCCTCATTATTTTATCGAAAATCAGATGGGGATGAAAAACCCGCATGATTATTTGGACCCTTATCAGAGTGCGGAAATCATTTTACATCATCCGTTAGACAGCGCAAAATTATTAAAGCAAAATAAGCTGCCAGTAGAAATCATCGACATTGCACAACAGCATCACGGAACGACGCTGTTAAAATATTTTTATTATAAGGCTAAAGAGCGTAGCGAACATGTCAAGGAAGAAGATTTTCGCTATGAAGGACCAAAACCATGTACGAAGGAAGCAGCAGTTGTATCCATTTGTGACTCGATCGAAGCGGCAGTTCGTTCGTTAGCGAATCCAGCACAAGAAGAAATCGAAAAGATTGTAACCTCTATATTCGAAGATCGATTATTAGATGGACAATTAAACGAAAGCACATTGACCTTTAAAGAATTAGAACAAATGAAATTAGTCATATGTGAGACACTAAAAGGAATTTATCACTCAAGAATTCAATATCCTAATGATTCGAAGATGAAGGAGGCGAAATAACAATGGAGATAGATTTTCAAGATGAAACCGGGAAAGTAAAGGAGACACACATGGATTTGATTCAGCAGTTGCTATTATATGCTGGAGAATATCAAAGCATATCACCTGATGCGGAGCTTTCGGTAACATTTGTTGATAACAATGAAATCAAGTTACTTAATAAACAATACCGGGGATTAGACAAGCCAACTGATGTATTATCATTTGCTTTGGAGGAAGAAGCAGAAGAAGAAATAAAGATAAAAGGAGCAGATATCCCCATCGCTTTAGGAGATATAATTATATCTGTAGATAAGGCTGAACAACAAGCTCAAGATTATAATCATTCCTATGACAGGGAACTTGGCTTTCTGGCTTTACATGGCTTCTTACATCTGCTTGGATATGACCATATGAATCCGGATGATGAGAAAAAAATGTTTTTAAAACAAGAGGAGATCTTAAATGGTTTCGGATTATCGAGGGAAAAATAAATTTCACATCGGTGCTAAATATGCATGGAATGGCTTAAAGGTTGCTGTACAAACAGAGCGGAATATCAAAATACATTTTGTCGCAGGCATTATGGCTTCATTGCTTGGTATGGCTGTGTCGATTTCTGTTATAGAGTGGGTACTTCTAATCCTAACGATCAGTGCAGTAATAAGTATGGAATTAATGAATACAGCATTAGAGCGAGCATTGAACCATCTTGAACCAGATCACCAGCCAGCGATCGGCATCGCAAAGGATTTGGCAGCAGCTGCAGTATTTATTACAGCAATCGCGGCTTTTCTAATCGGATGCCTTATTTTTATCCCTTATTTTTTCGAAATTTTTTAGAGAAACACGCATTTTTAAACTTTCTCACTAGTTTTGTCGAATGTATGAAATTTCACGGAAGATATAGTATCATTGAGGTACAGAATAAATCACAGCAAGATATATATAGCGGAGGAAAAGTTATGCATAACCAATTCAAATCAGGATTTGTAGCAATTATTGGAAGGCCGAATGTAGGTAAATCTACCTTTATGAATCACGTGATAGGTCAAAAAATAGCTATCATGAGTGACAAAGCACAGACAACAAGAAATAAAATTCAAGGTGTTTATACAGATGACACTAAACAGATTATATTCATTGATACGCCAGGTATTCATAAACCAAAGCATAAATTAGGCGATTTCATGG includes the following:
- a CDS encoding PhoH family protein; translation: MTEDLKMIDLQIENPNEALSLFGTEDRHLKQLEEQLQVSITSRGEQISVSGTDTDISIIQDVLNGLLGIIRKGISISERDVIYAVDLAKKGKINQLETLFEDEITKTANGKSIRVKTLGQRHYLQTMKQNDLVFGIGPAGTGKTYLAVVMAVHALKNGKVKRIILTRPAVEAGESLGFLPGDLKEKVDPYLRPLYDALHDVLGTEHTLRLIERGTIEIAPLAYMRGRTLDDAFVILDEAQNTTNAQMKMFLTRLGFGSKMVITGDVTQIDLPKGVLSGLTEAKDKLAGLKGIGIVYLSQSDVVRHPIVQKIIEAYEH
- a CDS encoding HD family phosphohydrolase, translating into MKRISVWKQFVTSLSQHRIHQLIANCSVIAVVFLLVSFQNVQSETYDFEKLAVAKETIRSPITIENTKETERRIREVVQSVEDHYEISEEVVEEQVTYINEMFDAINKIESGQVDIDEEQSNLADISDRITYLEGLVQDDIMEAVDTDSLTTLFQASHEDRVLAKELISTGLYDVYHSGIKSEEVEQAIQTVQQKLSFSTLDYSFVQALNPLIAVSIKPNSFFSADETNQAQQQARNSVEPVMIQAGEVLVEEGQLITNDIYEQLEVAGLLHEERNYYPLIGLCLLILLIGLFIFLECRYQDIQSSLNARKLMAIAALSIFIMVMMKVVSVYATSTNPLYYVTPVAAVSMLLKILINERMALVMSIYYAIMGCVIFNSNIPGLLNMEAGIYILFSQLAGTFFLSEIKDKSSIIKSGLVTSVVNMVSICLFLFLSFEKYAWIDYVTFSGYGFFSAMLATILTIGMLPFFESGLRILSDTKLLALSSPNQPLLRKLLIEAPGTYHHSIMVANLSEASCEAIGANGLLARVAAYYHDLGKTIRPHYFIENQMGMKNPHDYLDPYQSAEIILHHPLDSAKLLKQNKLPVEIIDIAQQHHGTTLLKYFYYKAKERSEHVKEEDFRYEGPKPCTKEAAVVSICDSIEAAVRSLANPAQEEIEKIVTSIFEDRLLDGQLNESTLTFKELEQMKLVICETLKGIYHSRIQYPNDSKMKEAK
- the ybeY gene encoding rRNA maturation RNase YbeY, whose protein sequence is MEIDFQDETGKVKETHMDLIQQLLLYAGEYQSISPDAELSVTFVDNNEIKLLNKQYRGLDKPTDVLSFALEEEAEEEIKIKGADIPIALGDIIISVDKAEQQAQDYNHSYDRELGFLALHGFLHLLGYDHMNPDDEKKMFLKQEEILNGFGLSREK
- a CDS encoding diacylglycerol kinase — protein: MVSDYRGKNKFHIGAKYAWNGLKVAVQTERNIKIHFVAGIMASLLGMAVSISVIEWVLLILTISAVISMELMNTALERALNHLEPDHQPAIGIAKDLAAAAVFITAIAAFLIGCLIFIPYFFEIF